The Mariprofundus sp. NF sequence TGCCCTTCAACACTCCACTGCGATGAGAAGAGAATGCCCACTTTCTTATCTTTAAGCAGATCAATAGTACGATCAAATGCATCATTCCAGTCAACCGATTGCAGCACGCCTTCCTGACGAACCATAGGTGAGAGGATGCGGTTGTCGGAACGGAAGGCGTCATAAACATAACGACCACGATCACAGATCCACGGCTCAGGACTGCCATCGACAGAACGAATCCGCATCACTTCATCGCCACGCGACTCAATAGAGATATCACAACCATTTGGGCACTCGGTACAGGTACTTTTATGACGGGTCATCTCCCATGGACGGGAAACATCATGCGATGGTTTATCCAGCAGTGCTCCAACAGGACAGAGATCCGGCAGGTTGCCGGAGAGTTCTGAGGTGAGCGCACCTTCAACAATACCGTTAATGGTCATATGATCGGAACGATTCAGGACTCCGATATCGCCAGTGCCAGCCACTTCATCGGCAAAACGGACGCAACGGGTACAGTGAATGCAGCGGGTCATGCAGGTATTAACAAACGGACCCAACTCATAATTGACGGCAGCACGCTTGGGCTCTGTGTAACGCCCCTTGGAAGAACCATGCTCAACAGCATAATCCTGCAGCTTGCAGCTACCACCCTGATCACAGACAGGACAATCAAGTGGATGATGAATGAGCAGATACTCCATCATCATCTCACGATCTTTTTCCAGAGACTCACTCTCGGTTTTTACTTTCATGCCTTCGGAAACAGGTGTGCAGCAGGAAGCGGTAGGTTTACCCCAGCCCTCAACCTCAACCAGACACATGCGGCAGTTGGCTGCTACGGAAAGTTCCGGGTGGTAACAGAAGTATGGAACATCAACATCATTCTCGCGGCACGCTTCCAGAATACTGGTGCCCGGTGTTACTTCGACTTCTTTGTCATTAATAAATAGCGCAGTCATTCTGCATTCTCCGCCAGTCGGGATTGCACATCTTCAGGAAAAAACTTGAGCAGGGAGAGAACAGGTGCAGCAGCGCCCTCTGCCAGTGCACAGATCGTGCGTCCGGACATATGCACGGAAGCATCATTCAATACGGTGACATCATCTGCACAGCCTTTACCATTCTCAACACGCGTCATAATACGCTCAAGCCAGCCTGTACCTTCACGGCACGGCGTACACTGACCGCAGGACTCATGCGCATAGAAATGGGTCAACCGACGGGTAACGGCAACAAGATCAGCCGTCTCATCCATCACGATGATGGCTCCGGAACCAAGGAACGAACCCGCTTCCATCATGGCATCATAGGTCAATGGTGTGTCGTAGTGCTCAGCAGTCAGCCACGGCGTGGATGAACCACCCGGAATAATCACCTTAGGTACCGTACCGTGCTGCAGACCACCGCACTGCTCTTCAATCAAGCTCTTCAGTGATGTGCCCATGGGTACTTCGTAGTTGCCCGGTTTGTTAACATGGCCGGAAACCGAGAAAATCTTGCAGCCGGTATTGTTAGGAATACCGATCGATGCATGCCACTCGCCACCAAACTTCAAAATGGCAGGGATCGTAGCCAGTGTTTCCACATTGTTCACTACGGTCGGACAACGGTAGAAGCCTTCAACAGCAGGAAATGGAGGCTTGAAACGCGGACGACCGGGCTTGCCTTCCAGAGACTCAATCAGTGCGGTCTCTTCACCACAGACATAGGCACCGGCACCGCGATGAACTGTCAGGTTCATGGAATAACCGCTACCGAGAATATTCTCGCCCAGCAGGTTGGCCGCATACGCCTCAGCAATCGCCTCATTGAGCACATTCGCTTCGTGCAGGAACTCACCACGGATATAGATATAGGCATCGTGCACATCAAGTGCAAAGCCGGCCATGATCATGCCCTCAATCAGCAGATGCGGATCAAAACGCATAATATCGCGATCTTTATATGTGCCCGGCTCACCCTCATCAGCATTGCAGAGCAGATAGGTTGGTTTGCC is a genomic window containing:
- the nuoF gene encoding NADH-quinone oxidoreductase subunit NuoF; protein product: MISSDPKQVTQICFDRINIPNQNKLSVARENGAYEFLPTVFKEFDSAKIIGEVKTSGIRGRGGAGFPTGLKWSFVPRNTGKPTYLLCNADEGEPGTYKDRDIMRFDPHLLIEGMIMAGFALDVHDAYIYIRGEFLHEANVLNEAIAEAYAANLLGENILGSGYSMNLTVHRGAGAYVCGEETALIESLEGKPGRPRFKPPFPAVEGFYRCPTVVNNVETLATIPAILKFGGEWHASIGIPNNTGCKIFSVSGHVNKPGNYEVPMGTSLKSLIEEQCGGLQHGTVPKVIIPGGSSTPWLTAEHYDTPLTYDAMMEAGSFLGSGAIIVMDETADLVAVTRRLTHFYAHESCGQCTPCREGTGWLERIMTRVENGKGCADDVTVLNDASVHMSGRTICALAEGAAAPVLSLLKFFPEDVQSRLAENAE